In one window of Henckelia pumila isolate YLH828 chromosome 1, ASM3356847v2, whole genome shotgun sequence DNA:
- the LOC140875945 gene encoding uncharacterized protein: MASKWMKSLHCKSKALDDVVQHRRPSTKTHHHLLSSSSSCKNSVQNLRDIVEISKQSKSKSKSKKLNIKPTERPVPRTSHSRRPVVRNPEPGSQPPDRTRPESSFFPSLTELPEGHASRNVVEIIFHTSWGEKHFSGRVEMVFKIHNLTRTISRFEEYREVVKCRASCSAVGGDGGEDHARSIADGNEVMRFYCLGATAPGGTCVGGSDIWAFHGGKGAAAVCTFPGSGVAHESAGGGRGRRAMLVCRVIAGRIRKQLDYGSLIDEGTRFDSVSGETGELLVFDSRALLPCFLIIYKL, from the coding sequence ATGGCGAGTAAATGGATGAAATCTTTGCATTGCAAATCGAAAGCATTAGACGACGTCGTGCAGCACCGCCGTCCGAGCACCAAAACCCACCACCATTTGTTGTCCAGCTCTTCCAGTTGCAAGAACAGCGTCCAGAACCTCAGAGACATTGTAGAAATCTCCAAacaatccaaatccaaatccaaatccaagaAGCTCAATATCAAGCCAACGGAAAGACCAGTACCCCGAACATCGCACTCGAGAAGACCCGTCGTCAGAAACCCAGAACCCGGTTCGCAGCCACCGGATAGGACCCGGCCCGAGTCGTCGTTTTTTCCTTCTCTCACCGAGCTACCCGAAGGCCACGCCTCGCGTAATGTGGTGGAGATAATATTCCACACCAGCTGGGGGGAGAAGCATTTCTCCGGTCGGGTGGAAATGGTGTTCAAGATCCACAACTTGACGCGTACCATATCCCGGTTCGAGGAATACAGAGAGGTGGTGAAATGCAGGGCAAGCTGCAGCGCCGTCGGCGGCGACGGTGGTGAGGACCACGCGCGGTCCATAGCCGATGGGAATGAGGTCATGAGATTTTACTGCCTTGGAGCCACCGCTCCCGGCGGCACGTGCGTGGGCGGAAGCGACATATGGGCTTTCCACGGCGGCAAAGGGGCTGCTGCGGTTTGTACATTTCCCGGTAGCGGAGTCGCTCATGAGAGCGCGGGAGGTGGAAGGGGAAGGCGGGCCATGCTCGTATGCCGGGTCATAGCGGGTCGGATCCGCAAGCAACTTGATTACGGGTCGTTGATCGACGAGGGAACCCGATTTGACTCGGTAAGTGGGGAAACCGGTGAGTTACTTGTATTTGATTCACGCGCCTTGTTACCCTGCTTTCTTATCATCTacaaattgtaa
- the LOC140878854 gene encoding adenine phosphoribosyltransferase 4 yields MSALKADDPRIPAIQSTIRVVPDFPKPGIMFQDITTLLLDPKSFKDTVDLFVERYKSKNISVVAGIEARGFIFGPPIALAIGAKFVPLRKPKKLPGKVFRQEYDLEYGSDCLEMHVGAVEPGELAIVVDDLIATGGTLCAAMNLLERAGAEVLECACVIEIPGLKGRERLNGKPVYVLVESQ; encoded by the exons ATGTCAGCTCTCAAAGCCGATGATCCACGCATTCCGGCCATTCAATCAACTATCCGCGTTGTACCCGACTTTCCCAAGCCAG GGATAATGTTTCAGGATATTACCACACTTTTGCTCGACCCGAAATCCTTCAAAGACACTGTTGACTTGTTCGTTGAACGCTATAAAAGCAAGAACATTTCTGTCGTCGCTG GGATCGAGGCACGGGGGTTTATCTTTGGTCCTCCTATTGCATTAGCAATTGGAGCAAAGTTTGTCCCATTGAGAAAGCCAAAGAAACTGCCAG GTAAAGTTTTCAGGCAAGAGTATGACTTGGAATATGGAAGCGACTGTCTTGAGATGCATGTTGGAGCAGTGGAGCCCGGAGAGCTTGCCATTGTAGTCGACGATCTAATTGCAACAGGCGGCACACTTTGTGCAGCCATGAACTTATTAG AACGTGCTGGAGCTGAAGTGCTCGAATGTGCCTGTGTCATTGAGATACCAGGTCTCAAG GGACGGGAGCGGTTAAATGGCAAGCCGGTTTATGTTCTCGTGGAGTCGCAATAG